Genomic segment of Bdellovibrio bacteriovorus:
GTCGATACCTGAAAACAAATTCTTTAGGTGTTGAAAGCGCCCGCAACTGGGAAATCGGCGTTCGTTTTGAGCACCAATTGACGGACTACCTCAGTCTTTACGTGGGACAAAAATCAGAAAGTGATATCTTTAACGGTTACTTGCAAAGGGACTCAACAGACGCCGGTCTTAAATACTTCCTTATCAAAGCCGACGAGATGACTTGGACATTTGAGGCCGGTTATCGTTACCAAAAAACTCTTCCAACTGTTGGTGGAGTCACACATGATAACCTGGGCCGCGCCTACACTGAATTCAATAAAGCCTTGGATAAAACTTTATCCTTTAAGTACTGGGTAGAATATCTACCGAACTTCACTGATTCAGATGCTTACTTGGCAAACACAGAAGCTTCTTTGAACATTATGTTAAATTCCATCTTCTCTTTGAAGTTGGCTTACCTACTACAATATCAAAATATGCCGCCAGCAGGTGGAAAGTACACAACGACAACAACGACAATGAACCTTGTCGCAAAATTCTAACCAAGGACTCGACAGATGTTTAAAGAGTTTAAAGCCTTTATCATGAGAGGAAACGTTCTGGATCTGGCGGTCGGTATTATTATCGGCGCCGCTTTCGGAAAGATCGTTTCATCGTTTGTTTCAGACATTCTGACTCCGGTGATTAGTATCGGCGCAGGAAAAGTGGATTTTTCAAATCTGTTCTTGGCCTTGAATGGTCAACAGTACGGCACTTTGGAAGAAGCGAAGAAAGCCGGCGTTGCCACTATCAACTATGGCTTATTCATGAACGTCGTTTTGGACTTTTTAATTGTCGCCTTTGCAATCTTTTTGATTGTTCGCGTGGCAAATCGTCTGAAAAAGGAAGACGCTCCACCACCGCCGAATAGTAAGGAATGTCCTGAGTGCCTTTCCAATATTCCACTTAAAGCCCGTAAGTGCTCACAATGTGGAAGCGCTCAAGCCGTCTAATATATAAGATAAGTTCTTCGGTGCTTTGTCAGATCCAATCTAATAAAGCGCCGCTCTAGCATCTCAATTTGAGACGTAAACCTTTTGTTCATCCCTGCCGATAATTGGTACTGGTATTGCACCACCTATTTTCATCGGGGAGGAATCAAATGAATAAGATTTCAAGCACAACAGACAGAACAGTTGTCAAAATCTTTATCAACATCATTGCCACCGCATCTTTGCTTTCCTCTGTAGCTTCGGCTCAGAATACTGGCAATGGAAATAACAACAATCAAAATAATAACAACTCTCAGGGGCAGCAACAGCAGCAACAAGTTCAAACTACAGGTTATCCATTCACTGCGCCTACTTATAATGAATGTCGCGATGCTCGTGATAAAATGGATAGAGCTGAAGAAAAAATTGGTGAAGCTTGTAAAAAAGCCGGCTTAGGGTCTGCTAAAGACTGTATTTCTAAAGCGAAGTCTTGTGGCGCATCTTCGGGCGAGGACTCTTTCGACACGACGGCGGCATTTGCAACTGTATTGGGACTTTCCTCTACTGCAGCATCAGGACTGCAAAATATCAGCAAAGCCTGTCCGCAAATGAATGGTCGCGACTACTTCACTGAAAAAAATAACATCCAAAAAGAGATCAAAGACACAGAAAAAGAGCTGGCAGAACTCAACGACGATAAGGCTCAGATCCAAGAAGACTATCAAAAAGAGATGGATAAAATCCAAGAGACTTTAACTAAAGCTCAAGAAGACTATAAATCCAAATCACTTGAAATTGACTCTAAAGAGCGTGAGCGTATTGCGGAGTTTAATAACAGCCAAAACCAAGCTAAAGAAGAGATGCGCAAAAAGGGTGCGGATATTCTGAAGTTGCGTGGTCAGGTCACTCAATCACAACGCGACAAAGCTCTGAAACTCATCGCAATGACAGATGCTTCCGGCAAACGCGCGTGTATGAAGGCCGTGACTGAAGCTAAGAAATCCTATGAAAGTGTTTCTGCTAGCACGAGCTCAAACCACATCGCTCAGGCTAAAAAGAAACGTCAAGAGTTGATCAACATCTATAACGACTGTATGGATGCTTTTGATCAACAACGTATCGCTTTGAACGAGTCCAAGAAGCAAGAACAAGACGAATTGAATCGTCAGATCGCCGATCTTCAATCATCGTATGATGAAATTCAGAACAGCTTGAACCTGGCTTCTTCGCAACTTGAAGAAATGAAACAGTCTTCATTAAAAGAAAAATCAGACGCCCTACAAAGTGTGATTGATTTGGGTACTCGCTCTCAAACTCAAATGCAGACGGCTTATACAAAAATGCAAGAGAACCTAAAAACTCTCGCTTCGAAACAAGCCAGTCTGACTGCGGCACTGAATCGTGCAAATCAATCTTTGATGACATTAGGCCCTGCTCCTAAGCGTAGCGCCGAGGACACTGCGGATGAGGCATCAAGCGAGATTTCATCACAGATCAACATTATTTCGAGCATCCAAAGAAACTTCCCGTCCTGCACGAATGAAGTTGCGACCTCAAAAGAAAAGTTGAAAAGCTTGGGTGTGAAGTAACCCGTCTTCTGACTAGTCTAGTATCCCTAGACCCTTACGGGTCACACTGTTAGAATGGGGGCTTATTAAAGGAGCCCCCACTCGTGTTAAAAAAGATCGCCCTGTTTATTGTCGCGCTTGGCCTCATCGGAATTCTTAGCGCCTACCTTATTGTTAAATCCGTTCAATCCGGTCTTCCACAACTGATTACTGTCAAAGACTATCAACCTCTTTTGGTAAGCCAAGTTTATGATCGCCACGGAAAAAAGATTGGCGAGTTCTTTCGCGAAAGAAGAACACTTATCCCTTACGATAAGATTCCTAAACATGTCGTGAACTCCTTTCTGGCAGCGGAAGACGATCAATTCTTTGAACACAAAGGGATCAATCCTCAAGCCATCTTCCGTGCTGCTTTAGCCAATCTACGTGCAGGCCGTTCCGTTCAAGGGGGATCGACGATCACACAGCAGGTTGCTAAAACACTTCTTTTAACGGACGAGAAAACTTTAACTCGTAAAGTTCGTGACATCTTACTGGCGATCGAGATGGAAAAGAACTTAAGCAAAGAAGACATTCTGTTCCTTTATTTGAACCAAATTTATTTCGGGCAAGGTGCTTACGGAATTGAACAAGCAGCCCAGACATACTTCCATAAACCCGCGAGTAAACTGACTTTATCTGAAACTGCTATTCTTGCAGGCTTACCTAAAGCACCGAGTGCTTATAGCCCGGTTCGCAACCCGGTGCGCGCGAAAGAGCGTCAGATTTACGTGCTTCGCCGTATGGCTGAAGTGGGTTACGTGAAAAAAGAAGAATCTGAAGCGGCCATCAAAGAACCCGTGAAAGTTTTCGTTCGCGAAAACTACGAAGAATACGCGCCGTTCTTCTTAGAAACTGTTCGTCAGCTTTTAGTGGTTCAGCTAGGTGAAGACATGGTTCTTGATAAGGGCCTTCGTATTCACACAAGCTTAGATCTAGAAAAACAATTGGCAGCTCAAGAATCAGTTCTTGCGGGCCTAAAGGGTTTAGATAAACGCCAAGGTTACCGCGGACCGATTAAAAACATCACTGATGCTGAAGATGTTGAAGAGTTCTTAAAAGAAACTCAGAAAAAATTAATTTCCGACTTCACTCCTGAAAGAACTATTCTGCCGGACGGAAAATTTGCAGACATCGTTCCACCTAAAGATACGAAAGAAGGAATTCTTCCAGCGTACATCAAAGTGAAAGACACTGTGCAAGGTGTAGTTCAAGAAGTAAATGATGACACCGGTTTGGTGACGGTGAAGCTGCCTGAAGGCCAGGGTCTTATTGATATTGACTCGATGACTTGGGCTCGTAAGCCTGACACGGAAGTTCGCTATGATTTAGGCGCAATTAAAAAGCCGTCACAGGCTTTGAATAAAGGTGACGTGATCTTGGTCAAAGTTGTTGCCGAAAAATTCTCTTCAAACCGTTTAGCGAATGCGAAGAAAAAACCAACAGCAGCCCTTCCTGATTTCAATAAGTTTGTTGCGTTAGAGTTAGATCAAGAGCCCCTAGTAGAAGGCGCATTGATTTCTTTTGACCAGGATTCACAAGATGTGGTCGCGATGGTCGGCGGCTCTAGTTTTGCAAAAAGTGAATTCAACCGTGCAATTCAAGCTCCTCGTCAGACAGGCTCGGCGTTTAAAGCCATCGTCTATGCCTCGGCTTTAGAAAAAGGCTACACACCTGCAACTCCGATCATGGATGCGCCAATCGTTTATGAAGAAGGTGGCGCGGCGGATGATTCAGAGGGACAAGGTGATCCAAAAGTCTGGAAACCTTCCAACCACTCGAAAAGTTTCGGTGGCGATATCATGTTCCGCAATGCCTTGGTGAAATCATTGAACATCCCGACGGTGAAAATCATTGAAGACGTTGGTGTTCCCTGGGCCATGGATTATGCCAAACGCTTGGGAATCTATTCTCCACTGAATCCAGACTTCACGTTGGCACTGGGTTCAAGCAGCGTGACTTTATATGAAATGACAAAAGTATTTGCTGAGTTCGGTCGCCTTGGAAAAAGAATTTCTCCGCTGTTGATTCACAAGGTGGAAGACGCTCAAGGTAAATCATTGTTAAACACAATGAGCCTGGACACTCGTTTCGAAAAAGAAATCAAAGCAATCAACGACGAATTTGAAACTCGTCGCAAGGCTTATATGGAGATCGTGAACGATCCAGCCAAAGTCGAAGAGCTTAAAAAGAAAGATCCTAAGCACGCGAAACTAGATGAAAGTATCTTCTTCCAAGATGCAGATCAGCTAATTCGCCCCACAACTGCTTACGTGATGACGACACTTTTGAAGGGTGTCGTTGAAGATGCTGGTGGTACAGGTGGAAGAGCTCGCGCTGTCGGTCGTGAGGTTGCGGGAAAAACGGGATCGACAAACAACTACTATGACGCGTGGTTTATCGGCTACAGCCCACAAATCGCAACAGGGGTTTGGGTGGGTTTTGACAAAGAAAAGAGTATTGGTAAAGGCGAGGTCGGTGGACGTGCGGCGTTACCTATATGGGTAGATTACATGAAAGCCGCTCATGAGGGACTTCCTCAGATGACTTTCCCGGTTCCTGAAGGTATCGTATTTGCTAATATCGATGCTGATACTGGAAAACTGGCTTCAGCTTCTACTAAAAAAATTATTCGTCAGGCGTTTGTTGAAGGAACCGAACCAACTCTTTCTTCCAGCAAAGCAGAAGAAGCAACAGACTTTTACAAACAGGATCTCTCTGAATGAAAGATATTCACCTCTGGGGGGTGAAACAAAACAATCTAAAAAACATTGAGGTTAAAATTCCTGTCGGATCTATGACAGTGATTTGTGGACCCAGTGGTTCAGGAAAGTCTTCGCTTGCCTTCGAGACTCTTTTTGCCGAAGGCCAGCGCCGCTTCATCGAAAGTATGTCGAATTATGCTCGACAGTTTTTGAATAAAGCCCCAAAGCCTGACATCGAAGGCATTAGCAATATTCCGCCAGCTATTTCGATTGAACAAAAAAACACGGTGAAGAGTTCGCGATCTACTGTAGGTACAACAACAGAGATCATCGACTATCTGCGCCTGCTTTATGAAAAAATCGGAAAATCTTACTGCCCGACTCATCACTGCCCGACTGAAAAAGAAAGTGTGACAGAAGCCACGGCGAAAACGATCAAAGAGTTTTCCGGCAAGCGCGGTTACATTTTAGTCGAGATCAGTGAAGATGGACGTGTTGCTGAAGGCAAGAAGCTTCATTCTCTTCTTTTGCAAGATGGTTACTTGCGTATCTATATTCCGAAAGGAACAGATACAAAACCCGCTCCTGAAAAAGCGGCGACAAAAAAATCTGCCAAAAAAGCTTCTAAACGCGCGACACCTGAATTCGTGCCGGCGGCTCCCGTTGTTCCCAGTGGGTTGACTCACGAAGAAATGGGCACGGTCGTCGAAATTGGTGATGCGGCGGCCATAAAAAAAGGTCTGCCGAAAGAAACTTTCTATCTTGTTATTGATCGTATGAGCTTTAACGAAGATGAACGTGGGCGTATCGCGGACTCTTTAACTCAAGCTTACGAAGCAAGTATTAAGTACAATACGACAAACATCACTCGTCGTGCGACAATCTTGACCACTGAAGGTCAACGCTTGCAAGTGAGCGAAGAATCTTCTTGTCCTGTTTGTGGATACACTCCACCGCCGTTAAGCTCTCGTCTTTTTAGTTTTAATTCGCCGATTGGGGCGTGCCCGACTTGTAAAGGTTTTGGGAACACGCTGGATATCGATGAAGGCAAAGTCATTCCGAACCCCAATATGAGTTTGGCACAAGGGGCTTTGAGTCCTTTCTGGATGCCTAGTGCCGCGCATGAAAAGAAACAGCTTCTTAGCTACTGTAAAAAAGCGAAGATCGATGTTCACACTCCGTGGAAGGATCTTCCCAAAGCGCAACGCGATACTATCTGGAATGGGAATAAAGAATTCTTCGGCGTGCGTGGACTTTTTGAGTACTTAGATCAGATTAAATATAAAATGCATGTGCGCGTTTTCATTTCGCGCTTCCGCAGTCCTTTCTTGTGTCCTACATGCAAAGGGGCACGCCTTCGTCCTGAAGCGAATAACGTTTTAGTGGCGAATGCAAATATCAACGATCTTTCAACAATGACGATTGAAGACCTTCATCAGTTTTTCCAAAAACTGGAAGTGTCGGCTCATCATCAGGAGCTTGCGGGCGAAGTCTTAAAACAAATTCGCTCCCGTCTTGAATTCCTGATGCGAGTGGGAGTTCACTATCTTTCGTTAAGTCGTGAAACTAGAACTCTTTCTGGTGGTGAATACCAACGTTTGATTTTAGCGAATCAATTAGGCATGGGATTGTCGCAAGCCTTGTATGTCCTGGATGAACCGACTGTAGGCCTTCACCCTAGAGATAACGATCGTTTGATTTCTATTCTTAAAGATCTGAAAGAACTTGGTAATACATTGGTGATCGTTGAACACGATCACGATGTTATTAAATCCAGCGAGCATATTATTGAAATGGGACCTGGCTCTGGTTACCTTGGTGGCGAAGTCGTTTACTCTGGGGCGACAGAAGCCTTCTATGACTTTGATAAGTCGGTCACCGTTCCTTATCTAAAACCGGATAAAAATAAAGCTCCACTTCGCGTGTCTCGACCTGTGGATGTTGATTCCTACAAAGTGAAGCTCGAACTAAAAGGGGCCAAAGGTCACAACCTAAAAAATCTAGATGTGACGATTCCGCTCAATCGTCTGGTCACAGTCACTGGCGTCAGTGGATCTGGTAAATCGACCTTAGTAACGAAGACACTTTACCCTGCATTGGCGCGCGCTTTGGATTTAGAATATCTTCCGGCGCAAGAGTACGCAGGTCTTGAGGGCACAGAGCATATTAAGAACGTGCTTTTGATTGATCAATCTCCGATTGGTAAATCAGCGCGCAGCTCGCCGATCACTTATCTTAAAGCTTTTGATGCCATTCGTACAATCATGGCTGGCACGCAAGAAGCGCAAGCTCGTGGATACACTCCTGGAACATTCAGTTTGAACGTTGATGGAGGACGCTGTCCTGCTTGTAAAGGCACGGGTTATGAAGAGATCGATATGATGTTCATGGATAACGTTGTTATTCCGTGCGATGTCTGCGATAGCAAAAAATACCGCCCTGAAATTCTAGAAATTCAGTACAAAAATAAGAATATTCACGAAATCCTTTCAATGACTGTGAGTGAAGCTATGAATTTCTTCGTGGCTCACCCGAACATTCGTAAGCCTTTGAGTGTCCTTAAGGAAGTGGGCTTGGATTACCTTCAATTGGGCCAGCCAGCGAACTCATTAAGTGGTGGGGAATCTCAGCGCTTGAAAGTTGCTAAAGAGCTTTCTCAGGTGAATCAGAAGGCAACGCTCTACATTCTAGATGAGCCGACAACAGGGCTGCATTTCCGTGAAGTCGACCTTTTGATGAAGGTTCTAAGCAAACTCATTGAAACTGGCGGCAGTGTCGTCGTGGTTGAGCATAATTTGGATGTTATTCGTGGTTCTGATTATGTCATTGACCTGGGGCCTGAAGCGGGTAAAAAAGGCGGAAACATAGTGGCTGTGGGGTCTCCTGAGGACATCATGAAGACCAAAAAAAGTCTGACCGGCCAGTATTTAAAGCGCTATTTAGAAGACCAAAAAGGTCCTTAAAGTTGGAATAAGATGTTACCTGAGATTAAGAAGTTAGTTGCCGAGCTGAAACCGTACAAAAAAACAATCGCCATCGTGGCCATCACAGGGATTGCGTACGCATTAGCGGCTGCTAAGTTTGCCTTCCTCACAAAGTCTTTGTTCGATGCTCTTTCTGGCTCAAAACATGATGAGATCATGAACTTAGTTCCCCTAGCGTTGGGACTTGCCTTAGTCATGGCCGTGGGTCGTTACTATCATATTTACCTTATGAATTACGTTGCTGAGTGCGTGGTGCAAAACATCCGTCAAAAGCTTCAGCAAAAATTCATGAGCTTAAATCTATCTTTCCATAATAACTATCATGCTGGTTCTGGTGGCTTGATCAGCCGTATATTGAATGACATCCGCACTATTCAGGATGGCTTGCGTGTTGTTGCCGATATCTTCTTGCATCCTCTTTTATTGATCGCACTTATTACGAATCTTTTCCGCATCGACTGGAAGCTGACGTTGGGAACGATGATAGCGGTCCCTTTCATTGCGGCGATTTTGAAATCGATCTCTCGCAGTATGAGAAAATATATTCCACAGGAAAGAGACGCTTTGGAATATATGACTTCGACAATCAAGGAAAGCTTGGATGGAGTTCGCATCATTCAATCTTTCAACCTTGAAAAAGATATGGCCAAACGCCTTATCGATGATTCCAATAAGTACTTGGACATTCGCAAGACTATTTACAAACGCCAGGAAGCTGCGGGTCCAGCAACTGAATTTATCGCGACGATTATTCTTTTAAGCGTTCTGCTTTACACAAGCTTTGAAGTAGCCGCAGGAAGAGCAACGCCGGGTACATTCATCGGATTCTTAACTTCATTGTTGATGATCAATCAGCCGATCAAGCGTGTGCAAGAGGCTTACGTTCGTATTCAAGAGGTTACAATCTCTGTACAGCGTATCTTCTCTATTATCGAAGATCCTTCTGAAGTTCCACAAAGCCCGTTGAATAAGCCTTTTCCGAAGAACTGGAAAAAAATCACTTACCGCAATGTCAGCTTCTCTTACGGTAAAGATATGATTCTTAAGAACATCAATCTTGAGATCAATCGCGGTGAAGTTGTCGCTCTGGTTGGCGCTAGCGGAAGCGGTAAATCCACGATCGTGAACTTGCTTGAACGCTTCTTTGATGCGACTTCAGGTGAAATTCTGATCGACGATATTAATATCTTGGATTTGAACCTAAAAGACTTGCGTCGTAACGTGGCCCTTGTCACTCAAGATGTATTTCTATTCAGTGACACGATCGAAAAGAATATCTGGGCGGGTGATTACAATAGAAACCGCGCCGATGTTCTAGCGATGGCAAAATTGGCTAACGCCCACGACTTCATTATGAAGATGCCTCAAGGTTATGAAAGCCGTGTTGGCGATCGAGGCAACCTTCTTTCTGGCGGCGAAAAGCAGCGTATTAGTATTGCTCGTGCCATGTTTAAAGATGCTCCGTTGCTGATCTTGGATGAAGCTACCAGTGCTCTAGACACTGCAAGCGAGATCGAAGTGCAAAAAGGTTTAGATCATTTGATGGAAGGCCGTACAGCCCTTGTGATCGCTCACCGTCTATCGACTATCCAAAAAGCTGACAAGATCGTCGTTTTGAAGAACGGTGAGATCGTCGAAGTTGGAAATCATACTCATCTTCTAGGCCAGCAGGGCGAATACTTCCGTTTTCACAGCCTTCAACACACCTAAATCTCACTCTGAGACACGCAATCTGGCCTTTTGCCAGATTCGCACTCATTTTAGACAGTCCCACCTAAAGTTCGTCTACTTTCTTGACGATAAAAGATTTGACACTTTTTTCGTCACTGAACTGAAAGGAACGGATTTATGATTAATTGGGATGAGTTTGAACATATACATGTGATCAACAAGCTCAAACAGATTCTCAGCGCATGGTGGAACATTGACGTTGTCTTCACTGACGAGCGCGGTGCTTTGAAAGGTTATGACTCTGATAAAGTCACTTTCAACAATCCTGCTATCACAGCTCTTGTTAAGAAAGAAGCGGGTCAAGCTAGCATTGCTGAGCTAGTAACAAAATCTTTGGATGATCTTCGCACTTCACAAAATCGCTACAGCCTTCGCAAGTGGGACATGGTGGGTTTCGACACGGGTGTATTCCCGATCATGATCGACAATGACTGTGTAGGTACGGTTGTTGCGATGGGCTTCTTCCGCGACTCTAACTACACGGCTCGTTTGTCTGAGATTCGTGACCGCTTAGCGGCTTTCGGCTTGTCCGGCGAAGTTATCGAAAAATGTTTGGGCAAATTGAAATTCTTGGACGATCAAGAACGCGCACACTTCAGCGAGCTCTGTGAACTGGTGGCTCAAGAGATCGTGACTCTTCACTTAGAGATTTCTTCTCGTGAAGATCGCATCAAAGAATTGAATAAAGAACTTGGCAATCGCTTTAAATACGACAACATGATTGGTAAATCGAAACCAATGCAATCACTGTATGCTCTTTTGGATAAAATCAAAGGCGCAGATTCTACAGTGCTAGTACAAGGTGAAAACGGTACGGGTAAAGAGTTGATTGCAAAATCAATCCACTACAACTCAAACCGCAAAGACAAACCTTTCATCATCCAAAACTGTTCTGCATTCAATGACAACCTTTTAGAATCCGAACTTTTCGGTCACGTTAAAGGATCGTTCACGGGCGCTCTTAAAGATAAAAAAGGTCTTTTCGAGATGGCTGACAAAGGAACATTCTTCCTGGACGAGATCGGTGATACGTCTCCACAAATGCAAGTGAAGCTTCTTCGCGTATTGCAAGAAGGTACATTCACTCCGGTGGGTGCGACTGAACAAAGAAAAGTCGACGTGCGTATCGTTGCGGCGACAAACCGTAACTTAAAAGAGATGGTTGAACAAGGCACTTTCCGTGAAGACTTGTACTATCGCTTGAACGTTATCAACATCCGCGTTCCGCCTCTTCGTGAAAGAAAAGAAGACATTCCATTCCTAGTGGACTTCTTCTTGGGTAAGATCCACGATCAACAAGGTGGACCAAAACGTCAGATCACGAAACGTGCTTTGGAAAAATTGTATGATTATCCATGGCCAGGTAACGTGCGTGAATTGCAAAATGAAATCGAAAGACTTTGTGTTCTTTCCGGCGACGAAACAAAATTGATGGCAGAATT
This window contains:
- a CDS encoding sigma 54-interacting transcriptional regulator; this encodes MINWDEFEHIHVINKLKQILSAWWNIDVVFTDERGALKGYDSDKVTFNNPAITALVKKEAGQASIAELVTKSLDDLRTSQNRYSLRKWDMVGFDTGVFPIMIDNDCVGTVVAMGFFRDSNYTARLSEIRDRLAAFGLSGEVIEKCLGKLKFLDDQERAHFSELCELVAQEIVTLHLEISSREDRIKELNKELGNRFKYDNMIGKSKPMQSLYALLDKIKGADSTVLVQGENGTGKELIAKSIHYNSNRKDKPFIIQNCSAFNDNLLESELFGHVKGSFTGALKDKKGLFEMADKGTFFLDEIGDTSPQMQVKLLRVLQEGTFTPVGATEQRKVDVRIVAATNRNLKEMVEQGTFREDLYYRLNVINIRVPPLRERKEDIPFLVDFFLGKIHDQQGGPKRQITKRALEKLYDYPWPGNVRELQNEIERLCVLSGDETKLMAELLSPKVLEAGEKNKVQGSRLQGKLKDALEDLEREMIREGLRRTGWNKSKLAKELGISRAGLIMKVEKYGLDKRKLAR
- a CDS encoding DUF481 domain-containing protein, with the translated sequence MNAVRFTLTSLAFLFSVSVMAQENPPPPWKGEAEAGAIVVSGNNDSESYNAKAKTEYTVDKNLYAAFGRYLKTNSLGVESARNWEIGVRFEHQLTDYLSLYVGQKSESDIFNGYLQRDSTDAGLKYFLIKADEMTWTFEAGYRYQKTLPTVGGVTHDNLGRAYTEFNKALDKTLSFKYWVEYLPNFTDSDAYLANTEASLNIMLNSIFSLKLAYLLQYQNMPPAGGKYTTTTTTMNLVAKF
- a CDS encoding ABC transporter ATP-binding protein — translated: MLPEIKKLVAELKPYKKTIAIVAITGIAYALAAAKFAFLTKSLFDALSGSKHDEIMNLVPLALGLALVMAVGRYYHIYLMNYVAECVVQNIRQKLQQKFMSLNLSFHNNYHAGSGGLISRILNDIRTIQDGLRVVADIFLHPLLLIALITNLFRIDWKLTLGTMIAVPFIAAILKSISRSMRKYIPQERDALEYMTSTIKESLDGVRIIQSFNLEKDMAKRLIDDSNKYLDIRKTIYKRQEAAGPATEFIATIILLSVLLYTSFEVAAGRATPGTFIGFLTSLLMINQPIKRVQEAYVRIQEVTISVQRIFSIIEDPSEVPQSPLNKPFPKNWKKITYRNVSFSYGKDMILKNINLEINRGEVVALVGASGSGKSTIVNLLERFFDATSGEILIDDINILDLNLKDLRRNVALVTQDVFLFSDTIEKNIWAGDYNRNRADVLAMAKLANAHDFIMKMPQGYESRVGDRGNLLSGGEKQRISIARAMFKDAPLLILDEATSALDTASEIEVQKGLDHLMEGRTALVIAHRLSTIQKADKIVVLKNGEIVEVGNHTHLLGQQGEYFRFHSLQHT
- the mscL gene encoding large conductance mechanosensitive channel protein MscL, with translation MFKEFKAFIMRGNVLDLAVGIIIGAAFGKIVSSFVSDILTPVISIGAGKVDFSNLFLALNGQQYGTLEEAKKAGVATINYGLFMNVVLDFLIVAFAIFLIVRVANRLKKEDAPPPPNSKECPECLSNIPLKARKCSQCGSAQAV
- the uvrA gene encoding excinuclease ABC subunit UvrA, encoding MKDIHLWGVKQNNLKNIEVKIPVGSMTVICGPSGSGKSSLAFETLFAEGQRRFIESMSNYARQFLNKAPKPDIEGISNIPPAISIEQKNTVKSSRSTVGTTTEIIDYLRLLYEKIGKSYCPTHHCPTEKESVTEATAKTIKEFSGKRGYILVEISEDGRVAEGKKLHSLLLQDGYLRIYIPKGTDTKPAPEKAATKKSAKKASKRATPEFVPAAPVVPSGLTHEEMGTVVEIGDAAAIKKGLPKETFYLVIDRMSFNEDERGRIADSLTQAYEASIKYNTTNITRRATILTTEGQRLQVSEESSCPVCGYTPPPLSSRLFSFNSPIGACPTCKGFGNTLDIDEGKVIPNPNMSLAQGALSPFWMPSAAHEKKQLLSYCKKAKIDVHTPWKDLPKAQRDTIWNGNKEFFGVRGLFEYLDQIKYKMHVRVFISRFRSPFLCPTCKGARLRPEANNVLVANANINDLSTMTIEDLHQFFQKLEVSAHHQELAGEVLKQIRSRLEFLMRVGVHYLSLSRETRTLSGGEYQRLILANQLGMGLSQALYVLDEPTVGLHPRDNDRLISILKDLKELGNTLVIVEHDHDVIKSSEHIIEMGPGSGYLGGEVVYSGATEAFYDFDKSVTVPYLKPDKNKAPLRVSRPVDVDSYKVKLELKGAKGHNLKNLDVTIPLNRLVTVTGVSGSGKSTLVTKTLYPALARALDLEYLPAQEYAGLEGTEHIKNVLLIDQSPIGKSARSSPITYLKAFDAIRTIMAGTQEAQARGYTPGTFSLNVDGGRCPACKGTGYEEIDMMFMDNVVIPCDVCDSKKYRPEILEIQYKNKNIHEILSMTVSEAMNFFVAHPNIRKPLSVLKEVGLDYLQLGQPANSLSGGESQRLKVAKELSQVNQKATLYILDEPTTGLHFREVDLLMKVLSKLIETGGSVVVVEHNLDVIRGSDYVIDLGPEAGKKGGNIVAVGSPEDIMKTKKSLTGQYLKRYLEDQKGP
- a CDS encoding penicillin-binding protein 1A, translated to MLKKIALFIVALGLIGILSAYLIVKSVQSGLPQLITVKDYQPLLVSQVYDRHGKKIGEFFRERRTLIPYDKIPKHVVNSFLAAEDDQFFEHKGINPQAIFRAALANLRAGRSVQGGSTITQQVAKTLLLTDEKTLTRKVRDILLAIEMEKNLSKEDILFLYLNQIYFGQGAYGIEQAAQTYFHKPASKLTLSETAILAGLPKAPSAYSPVRNPVRAKERQIYVLRRMAEVGYVKKEESEAAIKEPVKVFVRENYEEYAPFFLETVRQLLVVQLGEDMVLDKGLRIHTSLDLEKQLAAQESVLAGLKGLDKRQGYRGPIKNITDAEDVEEFLKETQKKLISDFTPERTILPDGKFADIVPPKDTKEGILPAYIKVKDTVQGVVQEVNDDTGLVTVKLPEGQGLIDIDSMTWARKPDTEVRYDLGAIKKPSQALNKGDVILVKVVAEKFSSNRLANAKKKPTAALPDFNKFVALELDQEPLVEGALISFDQDSQDVVAMVGGSSFAKSEFNRAIQAPRQTGSAFKAIVYASALEKGYTPATPIMDAPIVYEEGGAADDSEGQGDPKVWKPSNHSKSFGGDIMFRNALVKSLNIPTVKIIEDVGVPWAMDYAKRLGIYSPLNPDFTLALGSSSVTLYEMTKVFAEFGRLGKRISPLLIHKVEDAQGKSLLNTMSLDTRFEKEIKAINDEFETRRKAYMEIVNDPAKVEELKKKDPKHAKLDESIFFQDADQLIRPTTAYVMTTLLKGVVEDAGGTGGRARAVGREVAGKTGSTNNYYDAWFIGYSPQIATGVWVGFDKEKSIGKGEVGGRAALPIWVDYMKAAHEGLPQMTFPVPEGIVFANIDADTGKLASASTKKIIRQAFVEGTEPTLSSSKAEEATDFYKQDLSE